A stretch of the Solanum stenotomum isolate F172 unplaced genomic scaffold, ASM1918654v1 scaffold4961, whole genome shotgun sequence genome encodes the following:
- the LOC125852754 gene encoding (3S,6E)-nerolidol synthase 1-like — MQDGFNSTKFGLLVKDVKYALRTQINSTNNLVLVDALQRMGIEHHFQEEIQSILQKEYEQSACFYKYQNHHDISLCFRLLRQEGYHVSADVFKKFKNNDDGTFGLNLSQDVNGLIGLYEASQLGVEGEHILDEVANFSGDHLNACLANSDSCDEARIIKEALKYPYHKSLASCKAKSFINNFKGINGWGRSTLQELANMDYSITKEIHQHELAQVSRWWKSLGLAEELKLLRDQPLKWYTWPMAVLQDPRMSQQRIELAKCISFVYVIDDIFDVYGTIEELTLFTQAVNRWELSAMTDLPEYMRSSYKALYNTINSIGYNVYKIYGQNPTQNLRNTWGNLCNAFLKEAKWFAAGVVPSTNEYVKNGLVSSGVGTILVHMFYILGLGVNSNIHLEDISSMSSSGAMILRLWDDLGSAKDENQEGKDGSYIECYMEENKDASIELAREHVIKLIEDEWKKLNKEHLHLMSPSSRSFSKASLNSARMVPLMYSYDDNQSLPILQEYIKSMLYGDLSM; from the exons ATGCAGGATGGATTCAATAGTACCAAATTTGGACTACTTGTGAAGGATGTAAAGTATGCACTAAGGACACAAATAAACAGTACTAACAATCTTGTTTTAGTGGATGCACTTCAACGTATGGGAATTGAACACCATTTTCAAGaagagattcaatcaattttacAAAAGGAATATGAGCAAAGTGCTTGTTTTTACAAATATCAAAACCATCATGATATTTCACTTTGTTTCAGACTTTTGAGACAAGAAGGTTACCACGTGTCAGCAG atgtatttaaaaaattcaagaacaatgATGATGGGACATTTGGATTAAACCTTAGCCAAGATGTAAATGGATTAATTGGTTTATATGAAGCATCACAACTTGGTGTAGAAGGTGAACACATACTTGATGAAGTTGCAAATTTTAGTGGTGATCACCTAAATGCATGTCTTGCAAATAGTGACTCATGTGATGAAGCTAGAATTATTAAAGAAGCATTGAAGTATCCATACCATAAGAGTTTAGCAAGTTGCAAGGCCAAAAGCTTCATCAATAACTTTAAAGGAATTAATGGATGGGGAAGAAGCACCTTACAAGAATTGGCAAATATGGACTACTCCATAACAAAAGAGATACATCAACATGAATTGGCTCAAGTTTCCAg GTGGTGGAAAAGTCTTGGTTTAGCTGAAGAATTGAAGCTTTTGAGAGATCAACCATTAAAATGGTATACTTGGCCAATGGCAGTCCTTCAAGATCCAAGAATGTCACAACAAAGAATTGAGCTAGCAAAatgtatttcttttgtttatgtCATTGATGATATCTTTGATGTTTATGGGACTATTGAAGAGTTAACCCTTTTCACTCAAGCCGTCAATAG GTGGGAATTAAGCGCCATGACGGACCTACCAGAATACATGAGATCATCTTACAAGGCTCTTTATAATACAATTAATTCCATTGGCTATAATGTCTACAAAATCTATGGACAAAACCCCACTCAAAATCTACGGAATACg tggGGAAATTTGTGCAATGCATTTCTAAAAGAAGCAAAATGGTTTGCTGCTGGAGTGGTGCCATCAACAAATGAGTACGTAAAGAATGGACTTGTTAGTTCTGGAGTTGGTACAATCTTAGTTCACATGTTCTATATCTTAGGACTTGGTGTAAACTCTAATATTCATTTAGAGGATATATCATCCATGTCTTCTTCTGGGGCCATGATTCTTCGTCTTTGGGATGATCTTGGAAGTGCAAAg GATGAGAATCAAGAAGGAAAAGATGGTTCATACATAGAATGTTACATGGAGGAAAACAAAGATGCTTCCATTGAATTGGCAAGAGAACATGTGATTAAGCTAATAGAAGATGAATGGAAGAAACTCAACAAGGAACATTTACATCTAATGAGTCCATCTTCAAGATCATTTTCAAAAGCTTCTCTTAATTCTGCAAGAATGGTTCCTCTTATGTATAGTTATGATGATAACCAATCCCTTCCTATCCTTCAAGAATATATTAAGTCTATGTTGTATGGTGATTTATCAATGTGA